AATGTTATATGTATCATTCTAACAAAATTTCATGGAAATAAAAGTTCTAAACTGCCATTATTTTTCTAAACACTAACCATCAGTACTAATCTGTCAAGTGTAATACACATAAGTAGTGTTTACTCAAAAGATAAACACAAACaatagttgaaaaaaaaataaaataaaacagaaaatacaaaaaatcataCCTCATTTATCTACCAAAGATCCCTTGCACAAACGAACTACACTAAAAATGGCTAAGTCTGCATAAAGAAATGATACTTGTACTCCCATTTCTTTTTGGACATGAGCTAACTAACTCACGCTCAAGGAAAAGTGAATAATAGGAGTTGTACAAAGAAAATTAGCTATGAAAAATATCACGGAGAGAGCTCTTGTATAGTGGGAAGCCTTGGTTGCCAATCAAAGACCCTATATACTCTGTTCTTTGGAAGAGGTGGCACAAAAGGGTTGTTCATTATTCCTTTTCGTCTTCTTGTATGTTTTATAGACTTATCTTTGGGACTTGAGAAGTATACCTTTGCATAGCCATGAGGTTCTCGTGCAGGCCCTCCACCTTGAACTTCCTCTATTCCTCCATCTGGATAtaaacttttctttctttccatcATCTCTTGGCCTTGTGCTCCATTTGCTTCATTAGAAGCTTTATTACTACTCTCTCTAGTTTGGTGTCCACATGGAGAATCTCTGGTAACTTCTTCTGCCGGCGATAACTCTTGAATCGCcggtgcattattctcttcgtTTTCGCCTTGCTGAGCGTGTTTGCGCTTCAGCTTGTGGACATCTCGTGGCGATATCATGATGTACTTGTGACCAAGAAGCAACACTTGGTCCGGCCCCAACACCGACTGATGAGGATCCTTGAAGACTTCCGGCGATGCGACGCACATTCCGGGGTACTTTCTCATCAACTTTGATGCAGGGAGTGCACGTTGATACACCTCTTGTAATCCACCTTTATGAACAATCCTCACAACAAAATCATTTGATGTCAGGCTTACGTCAGGGGACACCTTAGCCTTAGTCCCTCTCTTGTTGTTTCCTTTCTTCTTGACGTGGCTCTTGCTTTTCTTGTGATCTCGTTCCGGCGCCGACGACTCCGCTCGGCCTAACGAGTGAGTAAAGAGCTTCAGCATAGCCTGCAACTACAAGTTGTGCAATGCAGAAATGATGTTTCATCCTCTTCTCTATTAGATAGTGATAGAAGGTAAGGAGTGGAAATGAGGGAGGTAGATATCATTTTAAAGACCTTACAAACTAAGAATGTTATGGCCGGCTGTGTCTGACTTGGTATTTTCACCCTATACGCTTCGATGAAACCAAGGATTAATACATTTGTAGTTAGTAAACATAGGATAAGAGGAAATATTCTGCTTGTCCAATACTTAAATAGATATATTGCTTGTGCTTCATCCGTTAATAAAGTGATATGCATCAGTATTTATTATGATAAgtgtttaattttgatgcacctgaaatattttatatatttttttaaataattatttacgtGATAAATGATGTGGCATTATATTATTAGATGcatgtttaaaattattttattttgacaatgaataaaaattaaatttttatgataaaattatCTTAAATGACTATTTATGCAGTTCACATAATAcgttttataaattaaattttattttattaaattaccGAGCACAATTTAGCTAAATATTTTATGGAAACGGCTATCTGAGCTTTGAATCATGTCGGAATTAGAACAAAATATTTTCCTTGAGACTTGAGAAGATAAAAAAGCATCATCTGCTTCCTCGAAATTGTCATTCATTGGCTTCATGTTGTGCCAGCTCcgcatgatttttttttttttggccaAGATCTTACTCTCCTAAATCCTAAGCCAGACAACTAGCTAGGTTGATTATCTAGATTCTTGAGTCTGATTGTTATGGATAATAGAAACACTTAACAACCCCTTCAAAACGGAGCTggtttgatatttttaaatgcCTCAAAGTTTTAAgcaaaatttgaataaaacttagGTATGTGTTATTGTGATCATTGTTCAAAAGCTTCCACACGACACATCTGATTATAAATCAAAACCACCTGGATTggcacattttttttttttttggtgactggATTGGCACATAAATATTAAACAATTATTCCGTTATcctttaaaattaaatcataaattatatttttatatattactaGTGTATATTCCCGTATCCTATACggaataatatataaaattatataattttttatttaaaaattaaacaaaaatatatatagtaattattattattaatattttataatttaaaaatattaaaattaattagtatttgtcTTAACCAATTTAAATTGATTGAATGGTCATCTTATTTGTCTGCTTAAACAAGTATTTGGAGTTTGAATCTCGCGTTGTGTGTATAACAATTCATTAGTTAGCGACAAACCCTTAATAAATAGAGCATCAATATGTGGTAGATTAGTTTTTGACCTGTCGAGTTAGAAAATACGTAGAAAAAAATGTAGTTGtctttaaaatagattaatttcttattattaataaggtttaattattctgttggtccTTATAGTTTTGCGAAATTTTTAGTTAGCTAggtccttatactttttttttccttttaattgagtctttgcaccaatttttttaattggatctCTATACAATTAAACCAATTACTGTTAAGAAGGAccaacttgaaaaaaaaattgatgtaaggacccaattaaaagaaaaaaaaagtatagggacctaattaaaaatttcgcgaaactatagggaccaacagaataattaaacctataaCAATACTTATGGACTTTTGTCTTTGTTAAAATTTACATGGGACAATTTTATTTGTTAGTATCGCTCGTATTCATTTTTGAAGTAAAAACAATATGATCAATATTGTTCCTTATTAAAACTTCACATTTTATgacataatttttaaattttcaaacttATAAATTTATGTTATTACAAAATTTATTAGATTGATTAATATTTCTTGGTAACATGGTGTACCGAAACACTATCGTTGAGTATTAGTTAGTATGAAGAGAAATCAATAACAACTATtgttattcaatatataatttattctattgaaaaataaattagtatTTTTGAAGTGATAAATACATTTCTTTCTAATTTCTTACACCATTTTATTTGATAATGTTTATCGTTAAAGAATACAAATGACCACACTATCCCACAATataatatacaaaataattttttattttaaaattaattctgGTTAAtgagataaaatttaaattatttttttatttttgtactCAAATTTGAATTATCTTTGCAAATCTCTATTTAATTATCCTCTtagaaaatacaaattttttcGGAATCTacgaatatttttttaacttttgaaaaaattaatacaaaaagGTATAATATAGTAATCATACAATAATCATCAATTCAATATAATTTAATACAATTCATaacaaatttattataaaaaataatatttcaaaagaaaaaacataaaaacatattccaaaataataacataatttttGGGACAATACTAAGCGACGTAGTGACACACGTAAGAGGCacagagaaagagaagaagagcgggggagagagagagaatcgaGGTTGAAAATGAGTccggaaaaaaaaagaaagaatttaaATTGAAGGCAGAAATTAAGATTACTAAATTCAAGAAATGaatttatgtatacataaattagaataaattagtaattttatattcGTGTGAATTTAATAGGTCTTTTGGAGTGGGTACTCATGTCCGTGTCTCCATTTATTTTTGCATGGCGAGTTGTGAAAATTTTACGGGTCCCCATCTATCCCCAAAACGTAAGCAATTTCCACAAATTAAATATCTATTTTGGTTATTTTTGTGATCATCCCTATTGCTAGTGCTCATTGGTTCATGACATAGAACTATTCCAGTTACTCAATAAATTTTTTCAGATAATTAAAGTCTAGGTTATATCATTCTTATAAAATTAAAGGTATCTTTATTATAACAATATTAATagaagataaaaagataaatacaaaaataagtcatatttttcatatatataaatatatatatatatatatatatatatatatatatatatatatatatatatatataactaatatCACATATTATAACTTGTTAAATCATAATAGTTTTAGAAGTGACGTATATACAACTTAAATATTGATAAATCTAAAaagttttagaaaaaaaataaaaatataaaaaaattgcatGTTGATctataagattttttttagaaaattgtCTATAGCCTATGATTAATAACTTTGAAATTATGTATATGATATttatcttatatatattttattttatggaaatttataatttttatcaacAGTGTTAGTAGTTATAGAAAAATTTTTacctttaaataaaattatagaaaaattaaaaataaaattgatttttatttttttgacaatTCATTTAAtagtttttagtttaaattaaaattaaattatatattcaatttatatttatttatttatttattataatgattgtatataatagataatatatttaaacatgttttgaaaaaaaaattatttaattttatataactaaaagttaactataaaattgagattaaaaaatgaaatacaataaatatatgaggagtaaaagtaaaataaataattgaaaataaggtaacaaaataattaaaaaaagtaaaagaagacaaaaaagataatatatGTAGTTGATAAAAAGTAAactgtaaaaaaaaattagtacaataaatataaaaaatgaaagacaaaaattaaaatatatttttattaaaaaattttaagaaaaattattataaaaaataatttattaatcaaattctataaaaatattatagaaaatttaaaatattagtaaataaaataataaatcttttaagaaatattaatcaaaatatataaaagcaCATTCtgatacatatataaaataataagagaataatttaaattaaatttatttattttacttttttattatttattaaatattttaatatttattttttcaaatcaaataatataattgattagttataattaattttgtttgttCTAGTGGTATAAttgaaatatattaaaattctaaaggtaaaattaaaactaaatattaaggataaaattaaaccaaaataatattttctatcttgtaactttttttaacaaaaatttcatttataaacctttaaaattcatcACTTTAATacaatgatattttttattaaaaataaaaattatgataACTATCACATATATTTGTTAGtaaattatatacaaatattttttgaagcacatcacttttattataaaaaaataatttagatacCCTTTAAATGTGATTATGATAATAAACTAAGTATTATATattctttattaatttatatttaataatttacatctaataatatatttaatagcGTAACAATTAGTTTGTTGTATGTGTAAAACTtttaatcataataaaaatataagatatgaTGCAGAAAAAAAGCTAAAGCgacataaatattttattaaaaaaaattatattttttgttcattttttaGATACGTATCTATTTTTTTCaagttataaattttaattgatataaattaatgacaattaaatgtaaaaaaaataacaatcaataaaaaataaaaattaaataaggcAAATATggtatgaaaaaaattaaaataaaataaaggctTTCAATTATGATCATTAATTACAATcata
The genomic region above belongs to Arachis stenosperma cultivar V10309 chromosome 5, arast.V10309.gnm1.PFL2, whole genome shotgun sequence and contains:
- the LOC130983163 gene encoding uncharacterized protein LOC130983163, which produces MLKLFTHSLGRAESSAPERDHKKSKSHVKKKGNNKRGTKAKVSPDVSLTSNDFVVRIVHKGGLQEVYQRALPASKLMRKYPGMCVASPEVFKDPHQSVLGPDQVLLLGHKYIMISPRDVHKLKRKHAQQGENEENNAPAIQELSPAEEVTRDSPCGHQTRESSNKASNEANGAQGQEMMERKKSLYPDGGIEEVQGGGPAREPHGYAKDVPATPNKEPSQQTQNNNIPIEEPAKGVQHMS